A DNA window from Camelina sativa cultivar DH55 chromosome 13, Cs, whole genome shotgun sequence contains the following coding sequences:
- the LOC104735607 gene encoding basic leucine zipper 43-like, which yields MQPNYDSLSLTNMQQQDYFHLNNYYNDLTPASTNNNLNLLQYPQIQELNLQSPASNNSTTSDDATEGIFVINERKQRRMVSNRESARRSRMRKQRHLDELLSQVAWLRSENHQLLEKLNKVSDSNDHVIQENLNLKEENSELRQVITSMKKLGGDTHEKYSSSSMDEDLISSTTDDPRTHHHPS from the coding sequence ATGCAGCCAAATTATGATAGCTTAAGTCTTaccaacatgcaacaacaagaCTACTTCCACTTAAACAACTACTACAACGACTTAACCCCAGCTTCAACCAATAACAATCTCAATCTGCTCCAATACCCTCAGATTCAAGAGCTCAACCTACAATCTCCGGCAAGCAACAACTCCACGACTTCCGACGACGCAACAGAAGGAATCTTCGTCATCAACGAGAGAAAGCAAAGACGTATGGTATCTAACAGAGAGTCAGCAAGAAGGTCAAGAATGAGAAAGCAAAGACACTTAGACGAGCTTCTCTCACAGGTTGCTTGGCTTCGAAGCGAGAACCACCAGCTTTTAGAAAAGCTAAACAAAGTATCGGACAGCAATGATCATGTTATTCAAGAGAACTTGAATCTTAAAGAGGAGAACTCGGAGCTTCGTCAAGTGATCACATCCATGAAGAAGCTTGGAGGAGACACCCATGAgaaatattcttcttcttccatggaTGAAGACTTGATCTCTTCTACTACAGATGATCCAAgaactcatcatcatccatcatgA
- the LOC104735610 gene encoding isoprenylcysteine alpha-carbonyl methylesterase ICME-like, with the protein MHSPLQTQQPEHRSRPMMMTSTVSEIEEVIIPDEDDSNTTTTTTLLNASNGEQIRRRVSGKSLVDGGNRRISRQQSFSREIGHAAAETYLVTRLSFKLLRYLGVGYRWMTRLFALACYAMLLMPGFLQVAYIYFFSSQVRRSIVYGHQPRNRLDLYLPSNNDGMKPVVVFVTGGAWIIGYKAWGSLLGMQLAERDIIVACLDYRNFPQGTISDMVTDTSQGISFVCNNISAFGGDPNRIYLMGQSAGAHIAACALLEQATKESKGESISWSVSQMKAYFGLSGGYNLYNLVDHFHNRGLYRSIFLSIMEGEESFEKFSPEVRLKDPVVGKAASLMPPIILFHGSSDNSIPCDASKTFTDALQAVGAKAELVLYSGKTHTDLFLQDPLRGGKDELFDDIVSVIHAEDNDALTKDSLAPPRKRLVPELLLKLGREVSPF; encoded by the exons atgcattcGCCTCTTCAGACTCAGCAGCCGGAGCATCGATCCCGGCCGATGATGATGACCTCGACTGTATCGGAGATCGAGGAAGTTATTATACCCGATGAAGACGACTccaatacaacaacaacaacgactcTTCTTAACGCCTCCAACGGTGAACAGATACGTCGTCGAGTTTCCGGGAAGTCGCTGGTTGACGGAGGAAATCGTCGGATTTCCCGGCAGCAATCGTTCAGCCGCGAAATAGGTCACGCGGCAGCTGAGACGTATCTGGTTACTAGACTTAGCTTCAAGCTTCTTCGTTACCTCGG GGTAGGCTATCGATGGATGACAAGATTATTTGCTCTTGCATGTTATGCTATGTTGCTTATGCCTGGGTTTCTTCAAG TtgcatatatttattttttctcatcGCAAGTCCGGAGGAGTATAGTGTATGGACATCAACCAAGGAACAG GCTGGATCTGTACTTACCGAGCAACAATGATGGGATGAAGCCGGTTGTGGTTTTCGTGACCGGTGGAGCTTGGATTATTGG GTACAAAGCTTGGGGCTCGCTCTTGGGAATGCAACTAGCAGAAAGGGATATCATTGTCGCATGCCTTGACTACAG GAACTTTCCTCAGGGAACAATTAGTGATATGGTGACTGATACTTCTCAAGGGATCTCATTTGTCTGCAATAACATCTCTGCATTTGGAGGTGACCCCAACAG GATCTACCTGATGGGGCAATCAGCTGGTGCTCATATAGCCGCTTGTGCTCTATTGGAACAAGCTACAAAGGAATCAAAAGGAGAGAGCATCTCCTGGAGCGTTTCCCAGATGAAAGCTTATTTCGGATTATCTGGAGG GTACAATCTATACAATTTGGTTGATCACTTCCATAATCGTGGCCTGTATCGGTCGATTTTCCTAAG CATAATGGAAGGAGAAGAGTCCTTTGAAAAATTCTCTCCGGAAGTAAGATTGAAAGACCCAGTTGTTGGAAAAGCCGCGTCCCTAATGCCTCCTATAATACTTTTCCATGGATCCTCAGATAATTCCATACCATGCGATGCAAG CAAAACTTTTACAGACGCTCTCCAAGCTGTAGGAGCCAAAGCCGAGCTTGTTTTATACAGCGGAAAGACGCATACCGACTTATTTCTTCAG GATCCCTTAAGAGGCGGTAAAGACGAACTGTTTGATGACATAGTCTCTGTGATACACGCTGAGGACAATGATGCGCTGACCAAAGACTCATTGGCTCCTCCCAGAAAGCGTCTCGTCCCAGAGTTGTTGTTGAAACTGGGTCGTGAGGTTAGCCCTTTCTGA
- the LOC104735617 gene encoding protein trichome birefringence-like 19, translated as MELLHSATFPSKQKLLIVVTIATALFTIIPLFYPFLEDPNFFLKQQPPSQSSIIKLQNPVVASHEGWDIFSGEWVPNPDAPYYTNTTCWAIHEHQNCMKFGRPDTDFFKWKWKPYGCVDGLPVFDPFRFLEIVRGKTMAFVGDSVSRNHMQSLICLLSQVEYPVDASVKDDDYFKRWTYETYNFTIAAFWTPHLVKSIDPGLTHPKYTDIFDLYLDEADESWTADIGDFDYVIISSGHWHYRPSVYYENQTIIGCHYCQLQNIIDLTMFYGYRKAFRTTLKAILDSKTFKGVMYLRTFAPSHFEGGLWNEGGDCLRKQPYKSDDHAQDDTTRKLHKIQLEEFWRAEEEAKKKGKMLRLLDTTQAMWLRPDGHPSRYGHMPEANVTLYNDCVHWCLPGPIDNLNDFLLAMLKREEDKGLLAQVRKMLS; from the exons ATGGAGCTTCTTCATTCTGCAACATTTCCAAGTAAACAAAAGCTACTCATCGTAGTGACCATCGCCACAGCTCTATTCACCATCATCCCTCTTTTCTACCCTTTTCTTGAAGACCCTAACTTCTTCCTCAAGCAACAACCTCCAAGCCAAAGCAGCATCATCAAGCTCCAAAACCCCGTCGTAGCATCACACGAGGGCTGGGACATATTCTCTGGAGAGTGGGTTCCTAACCCTGATGCACCTTACTACACAAACACGACGTGCTGGGCGATACACGAACACCAAAACTGCATGAAGTTTGGAAGACCCGACACGGATTTCTTCAAGTGGAAATGGAAACCATACGGCTGCGTAGATGGCTTGCCTGTTTTTGACCCGTTCCGGTTTCTTGAGATCGTGAGAGGTAAAACTATGGCGTTTGTTGGTGACTCCGTTAGCAGAAACCACATGCAGTCTTTGATCTGCCTTCTCTCTCAG GTTGAATATCCGGTGGATGCTTCGGTCAAGGATGACGATTATTTCAAACGATGGACATACGAGACATACAATTTCACTATCGCCGCATTTTGGACACCACACTTGGTAAAGTCCATAGACCCCGGCCTGACCCATCCCAAGTATACTGATATTTTTGACCTATACCTAGATGAGGCGGACGAGAGTTGGACAGCAGATATAGGAGACTTCGACTATGTGATCATCTCCTCTGGCCATTGGCATTACCGTCCATCGGTCTACTATGAAAACCAGACGATCATCGGTTGCCATTACtgtcaattacaaaatataatcgATCTCACAATGTTTTACGGGTATAGAAAAGCGTTTAGAACCACATTGAAAGCGATCTTGGACTCAAAGACCTTCAAAGGGGTTATGTACTTACGGACTTTTGCACCATCACATTTTGAAGGCGGGTTATGGAACGAAGGAGGAGATTGTTTGAGGAAACAACCTTATAAGAGCGACGACCATGCTCAAGATGATACGACAAGGAAGCTACACAAGATTCAGTTGGAAGAGTTTTGGAGGGCTGAAGAAGAAGCgaagaagaaagggaagatGTTAAGACTACTAGATACGACTCAAGCGATGTGGCTAAGACCTGATGGTCACCCGAGCCGCTACGGCCATATGCCAGAGGCCAATGTCACGTTGTACAACGACTGTGTTCACTGGTGCTTGCCCGGTCCCATTGATAACCTCAATGACTTCTTGCTTGCTATgctaaagagagaagaagacaaaggatTATTGGCTCAAGTTCGGAAAATGTTGTCCTAA
- the LOC104735615 gene encoding uncharacterized protein LOC104735615 has translation MAGLLAWAADVVGKNGKEGDDEKDRIPLVFTEEQQRYVDELGRKATTLSRSIHDLRLRLPPPDISQRLPHLLAHSLASNAALTLQLDSHSATREQAQMREQTLLEENSAYENAISTCETKIEEKRNEADSLRRKLKELEDVEENLKTEQEDAQASLEASQSKSSGESVVQRDGNGRDEADTEAMKSFMLEKLESKKNDLCSMEEKVQDLERSWAVIQDRALKQPSPAQREKTLDKQLHSLIEQLAAKQAQAEGIVGEIHSNEMELERLNSLWRRYESFNVEGNAARNRFKRTNSDRGFGSDQEVDGHSYLPYTFATRNETQTRLMYLRSAFVVYILALHVLVFIKISF, from the exons ATGGCCGGACTACTAGCTTGGGCCGCCGATGTCGTCGGGAAAAATGGAAAAGAAGGAGACGATGAGAAAGATCGGATCCCACTTGTTTTCACGGAGGAGCAGCAGAGATACGTCGACGAGCTTGGCCGAAAAGCGACAACCCTCAGCCGTTCGATCCATGATCTACGGCTTAGATTGCCTCCACCGGATATCTCCCAGCGTCTGCCTCACCTTCTTGCTCACTCCCTCGCTTCCAATGCCGCTCTCACTCTTCAGCTTGATTCGCATTCCGCTACTCGTGAACAG GCACAAATGAGAGAGCAGACGCTGCTGGAAGAAAACAGTGCATATGAGAATGCAATATCAACCTGTGAGACCAAAATAGAAGAGAAAAGGAATGAAGCAGATTCTCTTCGTAGAAAGTTGAAG GAGCTAGAAGATGTAGAGGAAAACTTGAAAACTGAGCAGGAAGATGCACAAGCTTCTCTAGAAGCAAGTCAGTCCAAAAGCTCTGGTGAATCTGTTGTTCAGCGTGATGGGAATGGAAGAGATGAAGCAGATACTGAGGCTATGAAATCTTTTATGCTAGAGAAGTTGGAGAGCAAAAAGAATGATTtg TGTTCAATGGAAGAAAAAGTTCAGGATTTAGAGAGGAGTTGGGCTGTTATACAGGATAGAGCACTGAAGCAGCCTTCTCCAG CTCAGAGAGAGAAGACACTGGATAAACAACTTCATAGTCTAATCGAGCAGTTAGCTGCAAAGCAG GCACAAGCAGAGGGGATTGTTGGTGAGATTCATTCGAATGAGATGGAGTTGGAGAGACTAAACAGTTTGTGGAGAAGGTATGAGAGCTTTAACGTTGAAGGGAACGCTGCAAGGAACAGATTTAAGAGAACAAATTCAGATAGAGGATTTGGTTCAGACCAGGAAGTTGATGGTCATTCCTACCTTCCATATACATTTGCTACAAGAAATGAGACCCAAACGAGGCTTATGTATCTCAGGTCAGCTTTTGTCGTCTACATTTTGGCTTTGCACGTCCTggttttcatcaaaatttccTTTTGA
- the LOC104735611 gene encoding zinc finger protein CONSTANS-LIKE 1-like, which yields MLKEESNWAQVCDSCRSAACTVYCHADSAYLCTSCDAQVHAVNRLASRHGRVRVCQSCERAPAAFFCKADAASLCTACDSEIHSANPLARRHQRVPILPISGNSYGSMETNHSCETTVTDPENSMVVVGQEEEDRDEAEAASWLLPNLGKNSGNNNNSQNNGFSIGDEYLDLVDYSSSMDQSSQYQQHRNVPERSYRGDGVVPLQVDESKSHKHHEELNFELGITYAPPSSSNGLISHMVHVSSIDLGVVPESTTSDSTVSHPISPKAVTDQIPEPPAQMLSPIERQARVMRYREKKKMRKFEKTIRYASRKAYAEKRPRIKGRFAKRKEVDAEADQAFSTTLTFDTGYGIVPSL from the exons ATGTTGAAAGAAGAGAGTAACTGGGCACAAGTCTGTGATTCATGCCGATCAGCCGCATGTACCGTGTACTGCCACGCTGACTCTGCCTACTTGTGCACTAGCTGTGATGCTCAAGTTCATGCTGTCAATCGTCTTGCTTCTCGCCATGGACGTGTTCGAGTCTGTCAATCATGTGAGCGAGCTCCAGCTGCCTTTTTCTGCAAGGCAGATGCTGCATCCCTATGCACAGCCTGTGACTCAGAGATTCATTCTGCAAACCCACTTGCTAGACGCCATCAGCGAGTTCCAATTCTGCCGATATCTGGAAACTCTTACGGTTCCATGGAGACTAACCATTCATGTGAGACAACAGTGACAGATCCAGAGAACAGCATGGTGGTGGTAggtcaagaagaagaggatagaGATGAAGCGGAGGCGGCTTCGTGGTTGTTGCCTAATTTAGGGAAAAACAgtggtaacaacaacaatagtcAGAACAATGGCTTCTCGATTGGTGACGAGTATCTGGATCTTGTCGATTACAGTTCAAGTATGGATCAATCCAGTCAGTATCAACAACACCGAAACGTACCTGAGAGGAGTTATAGAGGAGATGGAGTCGTTCCACTTCAAGTTGACGAATCAAAGAGTCACAAGCACCACGAGGAACTGAACTTTGAGTTGGGCATCACCTATGCTCCACCAAGCTCCTCCAATGGTTTAATAAGTCATATG GTACATGTTTCATCTATAGACCTCGGAGTTGTGCCAGAGTCAACAACGAGTGACTCAACAGTATCACACCCAATATCGCCCAAAGCGGTAACAGACCAAATACCTGAACCTCCAGCTCAGATGCTCAGTCCAATAGAGAGACAGGCTAGAGTTATGAgatacagagagaagaagaagatgaggaaattTGAGAAGACAATACGATATGCTTCAAGGAAAGCGTACGCAGAGAAAAGACCACGGATCAAGGGCCGGTTTGCAAAGAGAAAAGAAGTCGATGCAGAGGCAGACCAAGCTTTCTCCACTACGCTAACGTTCGACACCGGATATGGAATTGTTCCTTCATTATAA
- the LOC104735614 gene encoding probable endo-1,3(4)-beta-glucanase ARB_01444 produces the protein MLKKVRRKVKVLITKPFKKHKNRPLIRPPSPPPSEPSSPPPQEMSCSRQRNTPFLFPRSTSSVLPDPSSFFSNDLLSSPLPTNSFFQNFTLKNGDQAEYFHPYIIKPSLSSLSISYPSLSHNSAFFYEAFNADITITGSDGPDPHSRKTHLISSFSDLGVTLDFPSSNLRFFLVRGSPFITCSVNSSITISTIHAVLSLSGNTSSTKYTAKLNNNQTWLIYASSPINLTKDGVSSINCGGGFSGIIRIAVLPNPNPDFESILDRFSCCYPVSGDADFTKPFALEYKWDKRGYGDLLMLAHPLHLKLLSNNDCSITVIENFKYSSIDGDLVGVVGDSWVLKPDPVSVTWHSIKGVQQDSHQEIISALIKDVNALDSSAPVTNSSYFYAKLIARAARLALIAEEVCYLDVIPAIRTYLKNMIEPWLNGSFEPNGFLYDSKWGGVITKQGSRDSGADFGFGIYNDHHYHLGYFVYAIAVLVKIDPLWGKRYKPQAYSLIADYMTLGKKGTDSKSKSNSNSNYPRLRCFDLFKLHSWAGGLTEFADGRNQESTSEAVNAYYSAALLGLAYGDTHLVAAASTVLTLEIHAAKMWWQVKEDDTIYPQDFTAENRVVGVLWSTKRDSGLWFAPKEWKECRLGIQLLPLLPVSEVLFSDVTFVKQLVNWTMPALGREGVGEGWKGFVYALESIYDKDGAMEKVKGLNGFDDGNSLSNLLWWIHSRKSDHDDYYEEDVEGGYGGHGGGGKYCSFGHYCN, from the exons atgttgaaaaaggTGAGGCGAAAAGTCAAAGTCTTGATCACCAAACCCTTTAAAAAGCACAAGAACAGACCTTTAATAAGAcctccatcaccaccaccatcagaGCCATCATCTCCACCGCCTCAAGAAATGTCTTGCTCAAGGCAAAGAAACACTCCGTTTCTCTTCCCGAGATCCACTTCCTCTGTTTTACCCGACCCGTCTAGTTTCTTCAGCAACGATCTCCTCTCATCTCCTCTCCCTACAAACTCCTTCTTCCAAAACTTcactctcaaaaacggcgaccAAGCTGAGTACTTTCACCCTTACATCATCAAACCATCGCTCTCATCTCTCTCCATCTCATACCCATCTCTCTCCCACAACTCTGCTTTCTTCTACGAAGCTTTCAACGCCGACATCACCATCACCGGATCAGATGGACCCGACCCGCATTCTCGAAAAACTCATCTCATCTCTTCCTTCAGCGATCTCGGCGTCACTCTCGATTTCCCTTCTTCTAACCTCAGATTCTTTCTCGTTAGAGGAAGCCCTTTCATCACATGCTCTGTTAACTCCTCCATCACAATCTCAACGATCCACGCGGTTTTATCTCTTTCCGGTAACACCTCATCAACAAAGTACACCGCGAAGctcaacaacaaccaaacatgGCTAATCTACGCCTCTTCACCAATCAATCTGACCAAAGACGGCGTCTCTTCAATCAATTGCGGTGGTGGGTTTTCCGGTATCATCCGTATCGCCGTGTTACCAAACCCAAATCCAGATTTCGAATCAATCCTAGACCGGTTCAGTTGCTGTTACCCAGTTTCCGGCGACGCTGATTTCACAAAGCCCTTTGCTTTGGAGTACAAATGGGATAAACGAGGCTATGGAGATCTCCTAATGCTCGCTCACCCTCTCCATCTCAAGCTTTTATCAAACAACGATTGTTCAATCACAGTTATAGAGAATTTCAAATACAGCAGCATCGACGGAGACTTGGTAGGTGTCGTTGGAGACTCATGGGTTTTGAAACCAGACCCTGTTTCCGTTACGTGGCACTCTATCAAAGGAGTTCAACAAGATTCTCACCAAGAGATCATCTCAGCTCTAATCAAAGACGTTAACGCTTTGGATTCATCAGCTCCGGTGACGAATTCGTCGTATTTTTACGCGAAGTTGATCGCGAGAGCAGCGAGGTTAGCTTTAATAGCTGAAGAAGTTTGTTATCTCGATGTGATTCCAGCGATCAGAACTTACCTGAAGAACATGATCGAACCGTGGCTTAACGGGAGCTTTGAACCAAATGGGTTCTTGTATGATTCTAAATGGGGAGGTGTGATAACTAAGCAAGGATCGAGAGACTCAGGAGCTGATTTTGGGTTTGGGATTTATAatgatcatcattatcatttaGGTTACTTTGTTTATGCGATCGCTGTGCTTGTAAAGATTGATCCTTTGTGGGGGAAGAGATACAAACCTCAAGCGTATAGTTTGATTGCTGATTACATGACGTTGGGAAAGAAGGGGACTGATTCTAAATCTAAATCGAATTCGAATTCGAATTACCCGCGTTTGAGATGCTTTGATCTTTTCAAGCTTCATTCTTGGGCTGGTGGTTTAACGGAGTTCGCTGATGGGAGGAATCAAGAGAGCACGAGTGAGGCTGTGAACGCGTATTACTCTGCTGCTTTGTTAGGGCTAGCTTACGGTGATACACATCTGGTGGCGGCGGCTTCCACGGTTCTGACGTTAGAGATTCACGCCGCGAAGATGTGGTGGCAG GTGAAAGAAGACGACACTATATACCCTCAAGATTTCACAGCGGAGAATCGTGTGGTTGGAGTTTTATGGTCAACAAAAAGAGACAGTGGCTTATGGTTCGCACCCAAAGAATGGAAAGAGTGTCGCCTCGGTATACAGTTATTACCGTTGCTTCCTGTGTCAGAAGTTCTGTTCTCCGATGTTACATTCGTGAAGCAGCTCGTGAACTGGACAATGCCCGCGTTGGGGAGAGAAGGCGTCGGAGAAGGGTGGAAAGGATTTGTCTATGCTTTGGAAAGTATTTACGACAAAGATGGAGCAATGGAGAAGGTTAAAGGATTAAACGGGTTTGATGATGGGAACTCTTTGAGTAATCTGTTGTGGTGGATTCACAGTAGAAAGAGTGATCATGATGACTACTATGAAGAAGACGTTGAAGGTGGATACGGTGGTCATGGTGGTGGCGGGAAGTATTGCTCGTTTGGTCATTATTGTAATTAA
- the LOC104735616 gene encoding protein trichome birefringence-like 21 → MINSDTIVSKQTMEVPLFAILQRTPRVAVTLAFVLFLFTIVPALYSLIANPILPLSISSSETDRSSPVNHMHFSHLNISSTQIHSPVNGPIPAPPDHSPSRHRKSSFHRSPTPENGPILSPTNHTPSRQRSPSSDQILSPKSSPITAPPHWMSSPAQSPSPVNAPIPAPLNQTSPVNISPSRMQNRDDEQRCDLFTGEWVPNEEAPYYTNTTCWAIHEHQNCMRYGRPDTGFMRWRWKPDGCDLPIIDPQEFLEMVRGKAMGFVGDSISRNQVQSLLCLLSKVEYPEDVSPSPNTDFKVWNYTSYNFTLHAMWSPFLVKSTKPDPTDPKFKFFSLYLDEYDTAWTSQLDKLDYLVISSGHWFYRPVIFYENKKISGCQYCSLPNTTELPLDYGYRKALRISLKAILENFNGLAFLRSFSPQHFEGGAWNEGGDCVRTRPYRRNETIPEGSDLQVHDIQLEEFRAAKEEGRKKKGFRLKLMDMTKAMLLRPDGHPGRYGHLQNAGVTLRNDCIHWCLPGPIDTWNDILLQMMKTEN, encoded by the exons atgATAAACTCGGACACCATTGTCTCGAAGCAGACAATGGAGGTTCCTCTGTTTGCAATCCTTCAAAGGACACCACGAGTTGCAGTTACATTAGcatttgttctgtttctcttcACTATAGTCCCTGCTCTATATTCTCTCATCGCAAATCCAATCTTACCTCTATCAATCTCATCATCTGAAACTGATCGTTCCTCTCCAGTCAACCATATGCATTTCAGTCATCTTAATATTTCATCAACTCAAATTCATTCACCCGTGAATGGTCCCATTCCCGCTCCACCCGACCATTCACCTTCACGTCATCGGAAATCTTCTTTCCATCGTAGTCCTACACCCGAGAATGGTCCCATTCTCTCTCCAACCAATCACACACCTTCAAGACAACGGAGTCCTTCATCTGATCAGATTCTTTCACCTAAGAGTAGTCCGATTACTGCTCCACCACATTGGATGTCTTCACCCGCTCAGAGTCCTTCACCTGTGAATGCTCCTATTCCCGCTCCACTTAATCAGACGTCCCCAGTCAATATATCACCATCAAGGATGCAGAACAGAGATGATGAGCAAAGGTGTGATCTTTTTACCGGGGAATGGGTACCGAACGAAGAAGCTCCATACTACACCAACACCACTTGTTGGGCTATACATGAGCATCAGAACTGCATGAGGTACGGGAGACCAGACACCGGGTTCATGAGATGGAGGTGGAAGCCGGACGGATGTGATCTCCCAATCATTGATCCTCAAGAGTTCTTGGAAATGGTTAGAGGGAAAGCCATGGGGTTTGTTGGTGATTCCATTAGCAGAAATCAAGTTCAATCTCTCTTGTGCCTTCTCTCTAAG GTGGAATATCCTGAAGATGTTTCCCCTTCACCAAACACAGATTTTAAAGTATGGAACTACACATCATATAACTTCACTCTTCATGCCATGTGGTCACCATTTCTAGTGAAGTCTACTAAACCTGACCCAACAGATCCCAAGTTCAAGTTCTTCAGCCTATACCTCGACGAGTATGACACTGCGTGGACAAGTCAGCTCGACAAGCTCGACTACCTGGTTATATCATCTGGCCACTGGTTTTACCGGCCGGTTATtttctatgaaaataaaaaaatctctgGGTGCCAATATTGTTCGTTACCAAACACTACTGAATTGCCTTTGGACTATGGATACAGGAAGGCTTTAAGAATTTCTCTAAAAGCTATACTCGAAAATTTCAACGGTTTGGCATTTTTAAGGAGTTTTTCTCCTCAACATTTCGAAGGTGGGGCTTGGAACGAAGGAGGGGACTGTGTCAGGACACGACCTTACAGACGAAACGAGACTATACCCGAAGGTTCAGATCTCCAGGTTCATGACATTCAGCTGGAGGAATTTAGAGCGGCAAAAGAAgaagggaggaagaagaagggtttCAGACTAAAGTTAATGGACATGACTAAGGCAATGCTATTGCGACCAGATGGGCATCCTGGGAGATATGGGCATCTACAGAATGCGGGGGTGACTTTAAGAAATGACTGTATTCATTGGTGCCTGCCTGGACCTATCGATACTTGGAATGATATTTTGCTACAGATGATGAAGACAGAGAACTAG
- the LOC104735609 gene encoding zinc finger protein CONSTANS-like, with protein sequence MMKQESNNIGSGENNRARACDICRSNACTVYCHADSAYLCTSCDAQVHSANRVASRHKRVRVCESCERAPAAFLCVADDASLCTACDSEVHSANPLARHHHRVPILPISGNSYSSMSTHHQSETTMTDQDKLPIVEQERGVEGGEDAKKVPSWLFTNSDKDKGNHNDNNQNHGFLFSDAYLDLADYNSSMDYQFTSQYNQQQQDCGVPQTSYGGDRVVPLQLEESKGHLHQKGQNFQFDITNGSSGSHYSNKGSLNHNAYISSMETGVVPESTPRVTTASHSRTPKATVDQLPDPPSQMIAPLSPMDREARVLRYREKRKTRKFEKTIRYASRKAYAERRPRVNGRFAKRREIEDEDHEFNIMLMYDIGYGVVPSF encoded by the exons ATGATGAAACAAGAGAGTAACAACATTGGTAGTGGAGAGAACAACAGGGCACGAGCCTGTGACATATGCCGATCAAACGCCTGCACCGTGTACTGCCATGCTGACTCTGCCTACTTGTGCACGAGCTGTGATGCTCAAGTTCACTCTGCCAATCGCGTTGCTTCCCGCCATAAACGTGTTCGGGTCTGCGAGTCATGTGAGCGTGCTCCCGCTGCTTTTTTGTGTGTGGCAGATGATGCATCTCTTTGCACAGCCTGTGATTCAGAGGTTCATTCTGCAAACCCACTCGCTAGACACCATCACCGAGTTCCAATTCTGCCAATCTCCGGAAACTCTTACAGCTCCATGTCCACTCATCACCAAAGTGAGACAACAATGACTGATCAAGATAAGTTACCAATTGTGGAGCAAGAGAGAGGTGTAGAAGGTGGTGAGGATGCCAAGAAGGTGCCGTCGTGGTTGTTCACTAACTCAGATAAAGATAAAGGCAATCATAATGACAATAACCAGAACCATGGGTTTTTGTTTAGTGATGCGTATCTTGACCTTGCGGATTACAACTCAAGTATGGACTACCAATTCACAAGTCAATACAATCAACAGCAACAAGACTGCGGCGTACCACAAACAAGCTACGGGGGAGATAGAGTGGTTCCACTTCAACTTGAAGAATCAAAGGGCCACCTGCACCAAAAGGGACAGAATTTTCAGTTCGATATCACAAATGGTTCCTCAGGAAGTCACTACAGCAACAAAGGTTCCCTAAACCATAAC GCATACATTTCATCCATGGAAACTGGTGTTGTGCCGGAGTCAACACCACGTGTCACAACAGCTTCACATTCAAGAACGCCCAAAGCAACAGTAGACCAACTACCTGACCCTCCAAGTCAGATGATAGCCCCACTCAGTCCAATGGACAGAGAAGCCAGGGTCCTGAGATacagagagaagaggaagacaagGAAATTTGAGAAGACGATAAGGTATGCTTCGAGGAAGGCATATGCAGAGAGAAGACCACGGGTCAATGGCCGGTTCGCAAAGAGGAGAGAAATCGAAGACGAGGACCACGAGTTCAACATAATGCTAATGTACGACATAGGATATGGCGTTGTTCCTTCATTCTGA